In Desulfomonile tiedjei DSM 6799, a genomic segment contains:
- a CDS encoding IS4 family transposase — MTFILSIAASGKGKGVDMKSGEFFRHARILGLWPDAEAIHRSALTKARKKVDWRIFRQILDDAVGLAYECWPKSPKDEWHGMSTHAIDGSDYTLPAADELRAEFDPESGLGQAGKGHYPQCLVCTLYDVFRRLPIARTVVPVNSSERDQAKHLLPLVPEGSVLLLDRGYPGYEFLSYLLDKFKGYFVIRCPATSTFATVKEFIRSGKSEAEIVIPPTSNYLSQVTAEQRKAAKPIRVRVIRLSNPDGTLSVLLTNLYDKVEFPRQEITDLYFRRWEIESYFRDEKIGLEIEKFHGKTCNSVLQELFAAAIMAVISRTLMAISTQLLGGELGEPQFKNAVMTLASEAAVLAADDPERAIEIFQDILKEIYRVKYYRPNSQRPPQPRVNKQSKNKWLYRRYKNVPAA; from the coding sequence ATCACCTTCATCTTGTCCATTGCCGCCAGTGGAAAGGGTAAAGGAGTGGACATGAAATCCGGTGAATTCTTTCGACATGCCAGAATTCTTGGCCTTTGGCCTGACGCCGAGGCGATCCATCGAAGCGCGCTCACCAAGGCGCGCAAAAAGGTGGATTGGAGGATCTTTCGGCAAATACTCGATGATGCGGTTGGTCTGGCTTATGAGTGTTGGCCTAAGAGCCCGAAGGACGAGTGGCATGGTATGTCCACTCATGCGATAGATGGCTCCGACTATACGCTTCCAGCCGCCGATGAGCTCAGGGCCGAGTTTGATCCTGAGAGCGGACTTGGGCAAGCGGGCAAAGGACATTATCCTCAGTGTCTTGTATGCACGCTCTATGACGTCTTCAGACGTCTGCCCATCGCAAGAACTGTGGTCCCGGTGAATTCTTCGGAGCGGGACCAAGCCAAACATCTCCTGCCCCTCGTGCCTGAGGGAAGTGTCTTGCTCCTGGATCGAGGTTACCCAGGATATGAATTTCTCAGCTACCTTTTGGACAAGTTCAAAGGCTATTTCGTGATACGTTGCCCCGCAACGTCCACCTTCGCCACAGTAAAGGAATTCATTCGGAGCGGGAAGAGCGAAGCCGAAATCGTGATTCCTCCGACATCGAACTATCTCAGCCAGGTGACGGCTGAACAACGAAAGGCCGCCAAGCCCATCAGAGTGAGAGTCATCAGACTGTCCAATCCTGACGGAACCCTCTCGGTTCTCCTGACGAATCTTTACGACAAGGTGGAGTTTCCGAGACAGGAGATCACTGACCTCTATTTCAGGCGATGGGAAATCGAGAGCTATTTCCGGGATGAAAAGATTGGGCTCGAAATCGAAAAATTTCATGGCAAAACCTGCAACAGCGTCCTGCAAGAACTCTTTGCAGCTGCGATCATGGCTGTGATCTCAAGAACTCTCATGGCCATTTCCACCCAGTTACTCGGTGGAGAGCTCGGAGAACCTCAGTTCAAGAATGCGGTCATGACGCTCGCGTCTGAAGCCGCCGTGCTCGCCGCAGACGATCCTGAAAGAGCCATCGAAATCTTTCAGGATATTCTCAAAGAAATCTATCGTGTCAAATACTATCGACCAAACAGTCAGCGACCACCCCAACCAAGGGTGAACAAGCAAAGCAAAAACAAATGGCTTTACCGCAGGTACAAAAATGTCCCCGCAGCTTAA
- a CDS encoding PA14 domain-containing protein, whose product MRHSRVRFAAVVAGLILLLVVTGFADDYLVIKKKDGASQRVPLKFNPDQIESLHVEPGQPGVPAAKDEEPPEAARPEEPEGAPTAPMILRQGGQAPVRGLPQQSQEQESARDQGARTTQPPAQERQRSEAPAAGPKKVEQAAIPAPGKGFSVNIYKLPDNIKALPDYSAFPPVGTTTCDRINLEPSKGENDPGGLPENTNGLGLRFMGMFMVSGEGIFKWRLQSKDGARMHIDDKTVIENDGVHESASKTAYVHLAEGIHTVIIDSFNSQGAPLLKLFLQPPMGPEQVFSSTAGAVGWKEPDKPYDVLWGQVYFVPKGNYPEGPDFSQLSPIGRLITPSLDLTGTTGFVGLPGKKEMVGVRYQGFFNVQGAGIFAFRLVADSFARLTIGKQSIVETASSSKSDQSRLGWAFLQQGSYPITVDYFNPQGDPKLQLYVTAPTNKEELFAPAEVLEGFSAESSELSLIPAFVYFIKPNTKTLPNYNKMTPAGMFFTKAIDYPINRGTREFSGVPKREDWLGLRFYVKFTLSDQEAGNYKFRLVCDDVARLIVGKKMVLNADQLGKLQDVSGSVALPAGSHEMFLDYMQGTGPSALQLYITSPGGEEKVFAFQ is encoded by the coding sequence ATGAGACATTCTCGAGTGCGTTTTGCGGCCGTGGTGGCAGGGTTGATCCTTCTGCTGGTAGTCACCGGTTTTGCGGACGATTACCTCGTGATCAAGAAAAAAGACGGTGCTTCACAGAGAGTCCCTCTGAAATTCAATCCTGACCAGATCGAGTCACTTCACGTCGAACCCGGTCAGCCCGGCGTACCTGCGGCCAAGGATGAAGAGCCACCGGAAGCGGCGCGGCCGGAGGAACCCGAGGGCGCTCCCACTGCTCCAATGATTCTCAGACAGGGAGGACAGGCTCCAGTCAGAGGATTGCCCCAGCAGTCACAGGAACAGGAATCCGCTCGAGATCAAGGGGCCAGAACAACCCAACCTCCGGCCCAGGAGAGACAACGGAGCGAAGCGCCGGCCGCCGGACCCAAGAAGGTGGAACAGGCAGCCATACCGGCTCCAGGCAAAGGCTTCAGTGTGAACATCTACAAGCTGCCGGACAATATCAAAGCTCTTCCCGATTACAGCGCGTTTCCGCCTGTGGGCACAACCACCTGCGATCGGATCAACTTGGAGCCGTCCAAAGGCGAGAACGATCCAGGTGGCCTACCGGAGAATACCAACGGTCTCGGGCTGAGATTCATGGGGATGTTCATGGTGAGCGGGGAAGGCATTTTTAAGTGGCGCCTCCAATCCAAGGACGGAGCCCGCATGCATATCGACGACAAGACCGTGATTGAGAACGACGGAGTTCACGAATCCGCATCGAAAACAGCATATGTCCATCTTGCTGAAGGCATCCACACGGTGATTATCGATAGCTTCAATTCTCAGGGGGCACCTCTCCTGAAACTGTTCCTCCAGCCTCCAATGGGACCTGAACAGGTATTTAGTTCCACTGCCGGCGCAGTTGGTTGGAAAGAACCCGACAAGCCATACGACGTCTTGTGGGGACAGGTATATTTCGTTCCCAAAGGCAATTACCCGGAAGGACCTGATTTCAGTCAATTGAGTCCCATAGGACGTCTCATTACTCCGTCCCTTGATCTCACCGGCACGACTGGATTTGTTGGTTTACCGGGAAAGAAAGAGATGGTGGGGGTCAGGTACCAGGGCTTTTTCAACGTTCAAGGAGCCGGAATCTTCGCGTTCAGGCTCGTTGCCGACAGCTTTGCACGCTTGACTATCGGCAAGCAGTCGATTGTAGAGACTGCGTCCTCGAGTAAATCGGATCAGAGCAGGCTCGGCTGGGCTTTTCTCCAGCAAGGAAGCTATCCTATTACTGTCGATTATTTTAACCCTCAAGGAGATCCCAAACTACAGCTCTATGTGACTGCACCTACCAACAAAGAAGAGTTGTTCGCTCCGGCCGAGGTGTTGGAAGGATTTTCCGCGGAATCCAGCGAGCTTAGCCTTATCCCGGCATTCGTATATTTCATCAAGCCAAACACAAAAACATTACCGAATTACAATAAGATGACCCCTGCAGGGATGTTCTTCACCAAAGCGATCGATTATCCAATCAACAGAGGGACACGAGAATTTTCGGGGGTACCAAAACGAGAAGACTGGCTCGGCCTCCGGTTTTACGTGAAGTTTACGCTCTCTGACCAGGAAGCAGGTAACTACAAATTTCGTCTGGTATGCGATGACGTTGCTCGCTTGATTGTCGGTAAGAAAATGGTGCTTAACGCGGATCAGTTGGGCAAACTTCAGGATGTATCGGGGTCCGTTGCATTGCCTGCGGGGAGTCATGAAATGTTCCTGGATTACATGCAAGGAACCGGGCCCAGCGCATTGCAGCTCTACATCACTTCTCCCGGAGGCGAAGAGAAAGTCTTTGCTTTTCAGTAG
- a CDS encoding lytic transglycosylase domain-containing protein: MIWHGLICFSLSSVIMTSWNETALSRPELSRPRASFVSLEVRRSVEDHLRLRELEKLEAIVASLGGKPHYAKSLLEAGREFQIDPVLLTSLTFVESSFRPNAASGRGAKGMMQLRPIVLEVLGVTDPWDPHENIMAGAAYLRHCFERYGKYKHSTYLALAAYNVGPAPQEKLLESEPARRFVGKVLQIYNRHADKPILVMPRPPRLTSASARNS; encoded by the coding sequence ATGATATGGCATGGACTGATCTGCTTTTCTCTCAGCAGTGTCATCATGACGTCCTGGAATGAAACCGCGCTGTCGAGACCCGAATTGAGCAGGCCTCGGGCATCTTTCGTATCCCTCGAAGTACGACGATCCGTGGAAGACCATTTGCGGCTGAGGGAATTAGAAAAACTCGAAGCTATCGTCGCTTCTCTCGGCGGCAAACCGCACTACGCAAAAAGCCTCTTGGAGGCTGGGCGTGAATTCCAGATCGATCCGGTTCTCCTGACTTCACTGACGTTCGTGGAATCCAGTTTTCGTCCCAATGCCGCATCGGGTAGAGGAGCAAAAGGGATGATGCAACTTCGTCCCATAGTCCTGGAGGTGTTGGGCGTAACGGACCCCTGGGACCCTCACGAGAACATCATGGCAGGAGCGGCATATCTTCGTCACTGCTTTGAACGGTACGGAAAGTACAAGCATTCGACCTATCTTGCATTGGCAGCGTACAATGTCGGGCCCGCACCACAGGAGAAGCTCCTGGAGTCCGAACCTGCGCGGCGTTTTGTGGGCAAGGTGTTGCAGATATACAACAGGCATGCGGATAAACCGATTCTGGTGATGCCTCGGCCGCCCCGTTTAACGTCTGCATCTGCAAGAAATTCATAG
- a CDS encoding branched-chain amino acid aminotransferase: MGKVPRNRPGSQYDEDQLGFGDIFTEHMLQMVYSEEDGGWQTPEITPLQNLVLHPATMVLHYGQQVFEGLKAFAGPDEDDILLFRPDMNIARFTKSCDRLCIPAPDQGLFMEQMSKLIRLERDWIPKQHGTSLYVRPTIIATDTHLGVRPSRKYLFYIILSPVGAYYPEGFEPVRIMVTDKYIRACRGGLGEAKTMANYAASLLAAEEAHCAGFTQVLWLNAVDKLSIEEVGTMNIFFKMNNEIVTPALEGTILPGVTRDSVIHFARELGHPVVERQVSIEEIVKAAENGALQEIFGSGTAAVISPVSHFRYKDHDHMVADGKTGPVARQLFDELTAMQTGRRSDPFGWVVNIGK, translated from the coding sequence ATGGGCAAAGTACCACGCAATAGGCCGGGATCTCAATATGATGAGGACCAGCTTGGTTTCGGGGATATTTTCACGGAACACATGCTGCAAATGGTATATTCGGAAGAGGACGGGGGTTGGCAGACTCCTGAGATTACTCCCCTGCAGAATCTTGTCCTGCATCCCGCTACAATGGTTTTGCACTATGGTCAGCAGGTGTTCGAAGGCTTGAAGGCTTTTGCCGGACCGGATGAGGATGACATTCTTCTCTTCAGGCCGGATATGAATATAGCCCGATTCACAAAATCCTGCGACCGGCTATGCATACCGGCTCCGGATCAAGGTCTGTTCATGGAACAGATGAGCAAGCTCATTCGTCTGGAACGGGATTGGATTCCCAAACAGCATGGCACCTCTCTTTATGTGAGACCTACCATCATCGCCACAGATACACACCTGGGGGTCAGACCTTCGAGGAAGTATCTTTTCTACATCATACTTTCTCCGGTTGGAGCCTACTATCCTGAGGGTTTCGAGCCGGTGAGAATCATGGTTACGGACAAGTATATTCGTGCTTGCCGGGGCGGACTCGGTGAAGCCAAGACAATGGCAAATTACGCAGCGTCTTTGCTTGCCGCAGAAGAAGCCCATTGTGCTGGGTTCACTCAGGTTCTCTGGCTGAATGCCGTGGACAAGCTTTCCATCGAAGAAGTCGGAACCATGAACATCTTCTTCAAGATGAACAACGAGATCGTTACCCCTGCACTGGAAGGAACCATCCTGCCGGGTGTTACTCGTGATTCGGTGATCCATTTTGCTCGGGAGCTTGGGCATCCTGTCGTAGAGCGTCAGGTTTCCATAGAGGAGATCGTCAAGGCAGCGGAAAACGGAGCACTCCAGGAGATATTCGGCTCTGGAACAGCAGCAGTGATCTCTCCTGTGAGTCATTTCAGGTACAAAGATCACGATCACATGGTGGCGGACGGGAAAACCGGTCCTGTAGCGAGACAGCTTTTCGATGAGTTGACAGCGATGCAGACCGGACGTAGATCCGATCCCTTCGGGTGGGTGGTCAATATCGGAAAATAA